Genomic DNA from Coleofasciculaceae cyanobacterium:
CGGAAGGCTCAAGAATTTTACCAAACTTACCCTGAGTCAAATTGTTTATTGACCTGATTTTTTTGATTAATTCTCCTAAAAGATTATTAGATGAGGTCTCAGAAGTATTAGTCACTGTCTTGCAGAGCAAATGTTAATCTTAAGCAATATTTTTTTAAGCAATCGTCATTATAACAGTAATATTGTATGCCAGAGTAAGTTTTTGGGTTTAATCATATTTTTATGCTCTAGCACATTTTTCTTATTTTTTTTTAATAAAAGATGTGATATCTTGAAACAAGATTCAATAATTTGAACACGAACAACCAAACAAAAAGAGCCGAGGCATGTAGGGTTCACCTGGCATAGTGAAAAAGCCCTGTAACGCTCGACTCTCTAGTGACAGCTTTCGCTGTGCTATTTATATCTTACTCGACCCAGTGAAATATAACTTAGCTCAGTAGACAGTTGACTAAAGAGAGTCATGTTTTGTGTGTCTCGGCGCACCACAAAAAGGAGAGCATCATGACATCGATTATCAAAAATCAAATTTCAGAACCTGAAATTAGTCAAAACTGGGTCAACAAAAATATTGCAGCTCAGATTCTGGGAATTTCTACACATACTCTGAAGCTATATCGAAAAAGACATTGGACTTTAGGTATTCATTTTCAGTACCTCAACTCCAGAACAATTCGATATCATGAAGGACTTTTACGAGATTGGTTTGCAAATATTTCCGAACCTAAAGTTCATCAACGAGCAATTGAAATTTATCTAGCCTCTCTGCTTTCTAATCAACAGAAGAGACGTAATCGTAAATCTAGATAAAATTTTCCTATTTTCCAAGTAAAGTAATACCTTTTGAATTATTTCAAGAGGTATTGATTCGCTACACCATTTTTTCTACATCATGTCTAATAAAAAAGTTCAAGGCAAGTTTTATCCACTTCAACATCAAGAATTTCTCAAACTCAATCAACTTCTCACTCAGTCAGAGTTATCGGTTTATCTATGGTTGAAAACTAACGATCCTTTTGGGGGTAAACTCATCGAAGCCGATACTCAAAAAATTGCTGAAGATCTAGAAATTAGTCGTCGTAGCGTTCAACGCGCTTTAGTAAAGTTACAGCAAGAGGGTTTAATTGAACTGGTAATTAGCAAATTTAAGTATCGTCTTAAATCAGAGTTTGCATCCCAAAGCGAAAACAATTCTAAAGTCAAAGATAATTTACAAGTAGCGACAACAGGATCGCCTGACGACAGCAAGATCGCTTCAACGACATCAGTGTCACTTCCGCGACACCAAGATCGCTTTGACGACACCAAGATCGTTTTAACGACACCAGTGTCGCCATCGTCTTCTGAAACCAAGTCAGAGCAAAGGTTTCAAATTCCTAAGATCTCTAAGACTTATATAGACTTTAAAAAGACTCTCTCAGAAGACGAGAGCGAGAATTTTTTCAGGTTTGTTAAAGAGGCAATTAAAAATTTTAGAGAGCCAGTACAAGATATTCAAGCTTGGTTAGCCAGTAAAACCAAAGCTGGTCAAAATCGCTGGGAAGTTTATTATCAGAAGTATCAAGGAGATAAGAAAGCTTCTAATGCTGGCTCTGATTCAAGTTCAGTTGAAGATGGCGCAAGAAAAAATGCGATCGCCAACTATCAAAAACGGTTAAACCAAGAAAAAATAGGTCATAGAGGAACTGGCAATGAAGTATCTACACTAGAATTCAATCGACTATTGGATAATTCGGACAACCAAATCAAAAGAATCAACAAACTTGAAAGTCAATCCCAACCAATTTCTAAACCGTTGGGCAAATATGTCTCTGAAAGCTGCGAACATTTGCGTAATCTAAGAATGTCAAGCCTCTTTGCTAATGAATCAATCCAAGGAGGTATGGCGTGAAAGAAGCAAATTTACCTCCAGCCAATATTGAAGCCGAAGAAGCAATTTTAGGCGGTATCTTGTTCGATCCTAAAGCAATTTCTCAGGTTGAAGCATCTCTAATTCCTTCTGCTTTTTATGTTTCGGCTCATC
This window encodes:
- the xisR gene encoding excisionase family protein; this encodes MTSIIKNQISEPEISQNWVNKNIAAQILGISTHTLKLYRKRHWTLGIHFQYLNSRTIRYHEGLLRDWFANISEPKVHQRAIEIYLASLLSNQQKRRNRKSR